One Solea senegalensis isolate Sse05_10M linkage group LG13, IFAPA_SoseM_1, whole genome shotgun sequence DNA segment encodes these proteins:
- the btg3 gene encoding protein BTG3 produces MRREIAAVVFYVKSLVKKAEKLDSHKVELFVERLAAALQEKFKGHWYPETPSKGQGFRCIRVNRFDREDPVLHRACQESGIVYSDLGLPHELTLWVDPGEVCCRYGEGSMIFSVATFSSDEEQDKYVAKKVISALTRVTSDYHSDSSSDEDRARTPPFTIDTSHCYQALNPDAPMWHPTKIVPVRSPVLPHDFRPRSRAPHPLRRKLWVPHDNRVGPGY; encoded by the exons ATGAGGCGAGAAATTGCAGCTGTGGTGTTCTATGTGAAGAGCCTTGTGAAAAAGGCAGAGAAGCTCGATTCGCACAAGGTTGAGCTGTTTGTTGAGAGGTTGGCTGCTGCACTACAAGAGAAGTTCAAAGGACACTGGTATCCTGAAACCCCAAGCAAAGGACAGGGATTCAG GTGCATCCGAGTGAACAGGTTCGACAGGGAGGATCCAGTTCTCCACCGGGCCTGTCAGGAGAGTGGAATCGTGTACAGTGACCTGGGACTGCCCCATGAACTCACACTGTGGGTGGATCCTGGGGAGGTCTGTTGCAG GTATGGAGAAGGAAGTATGATCTTCTCGGTGGCCACTTTCTCCAGCGATGAGGAGCAGGACAAATATGTGGCAAAGAAGGTGATCAGTGCTTTGACGCGGGTGACATCAGACTACCACTCCGATTCTTCCTCTGATGAAGACAGGGCTCGCACTCCCCCTTTTACCATCGACACCAGCCACTGCTACCAG GCATTAAACCCAGATGCTCCCATGTGGCATCCAACTAAAATAGTTCCTGTGAGAAGTCCAGTCCTTCCTCATGACTTCAGGCCTCGCAGCAGAGCCCCCCACCCTCTAAGACGTAAACTGTGGGTCCCTCATGACAACAGAGTAGGACCTGGATACTGA